The Sphingorhabdus lutea genome segment ACATCACCCGACACATCATTGGCAACAATCCAATCGCACCCTTTTTTGGCAAGCTTAGCCGCCGCATGTTGGGATAATTTTTCGGTTTCCGCCGCAAAGCCGATTAAAAGGGGCGGGCGGTGATTGCTTTTGGCCAATCCCGTCAAAATATCAGGATTTTCGGTCAGCTTTAGGGGCGCTGGAGCATCGCCATTTTTCTTAATTTTTTGATCGGCGGCATCTGCGGTGCGCCAATCGGCAACGGCGGCGACCATGATGGCAACATCGCATGGCATGGCATTTTGAACCGCCCGTTCCATGTCACGCGCGCTTTCCACATCCATGCGGATAACCCCTGCTGGCGTTGTTAAATGCACCGGACCTGCCACCAAAATAACCTCTGCGCCGGCCTCCGCCGCTGCCTCTGCAATGGCGAAACCCTGACGACCGGAGGACCGATTGGCGATATAGCGCACCGGATCAATGGGTTCATGCGTTGGGCCAGCGGTGATAACAATTTTTTTGCCATATAGGGGGCGATGCTGATGCTCTGCAAAATCGGGCTGTCCGGCAAGGGGCGCGTGCACAATATGCGTGCTGCCCAACATCGACATTATATGCGTGGTAATTTTTTCCGGATCGGGCAGGCGGCCTGGACCATATTCGCCGCATGCCATGTCACCTTCATCGGGTTGCATGATATTGATGCCATCATCAGCCAATATTTTCATATTGCGCTGCGTTGCGGCATGTTGCCACATCCGCACATTCATGGCGGGCACGGCAAGCACGGGCTTATCGGTGGCAAGCAAGATGGTGGTCGCCAAATCATCGGCAATGCCCGCCGCCATTTTGGCCATGATATTGGCCGTGGCGGGGCAAATGACAATTAAATCGGCCTGACGCGATAATTGAATATGGCCAATTTCGCTTTCTTCCTTCAGGTCGAACATATTGCCATAAACATGATCCTCGGTCAAAACGCCAAGCGACAATGGCGTAACAAATTCGGCCGCGCTTTTGGTCATCACCGCACGGACCGATACGCCCTGTTTTTTCAATAAACGGACCAGCTCCAATGATTTATATGCCGCAATGCCGCCAGAAACGATAAGCAGGATGGATTTTTCAGTCATAGGTTCAATATCCACTGATCAACATATCAAGCGCGTCAATAATCTCAAAACTATGTTTGGATAAATTAGCAATAGGCTTTGATAGTCTATTGCGCGGAATGGCAAATATCAATTGTGTTGATAAAATATATTGCTGTCCCTTTATTTCAAAGGTTGGATGAAGGCGGGTTACAGCGGTCATTCCACTATGGGGCAAAAGCGGCACAACAATGCGGGTATCAAAATCTTTTAAGATTTCGGTTTGGCAATCCAGCAAATATCCCTTGCCGCTTGCACCATAATATACGTCAAATCGCGCCATTAAATTTGACGATATTCATCATATGGCATGCCACTTTCCTGTATCCAATCATTCCAACTTTCCACTGCGGCCTTATTTTCCAATTTCCATTTTACC includes the following:
- the coaBC gene encoding bifunctional phosphopantothenoylcysteine decarboxylase/phosphopantothenate--cysteine ligase CoaBC; translated protein: MTEKSILLIVSGGIAAYKSLELVRLLKKQGVSVRAVMTKSAAEFVTPLSLGVLTEDHVYGNMFDLKEESEIGHIQLSRQADLIVICPATANIMAKMAAGIADDLATTILLATDKPVLAVPAMNVRMWQHAATQRNMKILADDGINIMQPDEGDMACGEYGPGRLPDPEKITTHIMSMLGSTHIVHAPLAGQPDFAEHQHRPLYGKKIVITAGPTHEPIDPVRYIANRSSGRQGFAIAEAAAEAGAEVILVAGPVHLTTPAGVIRMDVESARDMERAVQNAMPCDVAIMVAAVADWRTADAADQKIKKNGDAPAPLKLTENPDILTGLAKSNHRPPLLIGFAAETEKLSQHAAAKLAKKGCDWIVANDVSGDVMGGDNNQILLVTQNGNEQWADAPKHVVARKLIAKIAEHFQK
- a CDS encoding CcdB family protein; this encodes MARFDVYYGASGKGYLLDCQTEILKDFDTRIVVPLLPHSGMTAVTRLHPTFEIKGQQYILSTQLIFAIPRNRLSKPIANLSKHSFEIIDALDMLISGY